A DNA window from Dethiosulfovibrio faecalis contains the following coding sequences:
- the pfkA gene encoding 6-phosphofructokinase — protein sequence MKRIAVLTSGGDAPGMNAAIRAVTRSAIYNKAEVYGVFQGYEGLMDGAFQRLEPRDVGGIIHRGGTILRTARSERFRTDEGLADAVASLERHSIDGLVVIGGDGSFKGAYELHKLGVPVVGVPGTIDNDVAGTDETIGYDTALNTALEAVKKLRDTASSHDRLFIVEVMGREAGFLALNVAVASGAEFVVVPERRFDVGFLCDRLHQSRKAGKQHSLIVVAEGAMSAVELKDRLKDTGGYDARVTVLGYIQRGGSPTSFDTILASRMGAFAVDRLMEGESGIMVGTVCHEMVAAPLSRSWEGRKPLNPELIELVDRLSI from the coding sequence ATGAAACGTATCGCAGTGCTCACCAGCGGGGGCGATGCTCCTGGCATGAACGCGGCAATAAGGGCCGTGACCAGGTCCGCCATATACAACAAAGCCGAGGTCTACGGCGTGTTTCAGGGCTACGAGGGGCTTATGGATGGGGCCTTTCAACGCCTGGAGCCTCGAGACGTGGGGGGCATCATCCACAGAGGGGGAACCATCCTGCGTACCGCCAGGAGCGAGAGGTTTCGGACCGACGAGGGGCTGGCCGATGCGGTGGCGTCTCTCGAGAGGCATTCCATAGACGGACTGGTGGTGATAGGCGGTGACGGGTCTTTCAAGGGAGCCTATGAGCTCCATAAGCTGGGGGTGCCGGTGGTTGGCGTTCCCGGGACCATAGACAACGATGTTGCCGGTACCGACGAGACCATAGGCTACGATACGGCCCTGAACACCGCCTTGGAGGCGGTCAAAAAGCTGAGAGACACGGCGTCCAGCCACGATAGGCTATTTATAGTTGAGGTCATGGGGAGAGAGGCCGGCTTTTTGGCCCTCAACGTGGCTGTAGCGAGCGGAGCCGAGTTCGTGGTGGTTCCGGAGAGAAGGTTCGACGTGGGGTTCCTCTGCGATAGGCTTCATCAGTCCAGAAAGGCGGGCAAGCAGCATTCGCTGATAGTGGTGGCCGAGGGGGCCATGTCCGCCGTGGAGCTTAAGGACAGGCTGAAGGATACCGGAGGCTACGACGCCAGGGTTACAGTTTTGGGTTATATCCAGCGGGGCGGTTCGCCCACCTCCTTCGACACCATCCTGGCGTCTCGAATGGGAGCCTTCGCTGTCGATAGGCTGATGGAAGGGGAAAGTGGCATTATGGTAGGTACCGTGTGTCACGAGATGGTGGCCGCCCCTCTCAGCCGTTCCTGGGAGGGCAGAAAACCTCTCAATCCGGAATTGATAGAATTGGTGGACAGGCTCAGCATATGA
- a CDS encoding glutamate cyclase domain-containing protein, with protein MMGIFESLVGLVASNRSGRGPARLCSPSLMSSVLKILTKARRVAVVTGFFIPSAGVPETDGPGGSAALARAVDLSGRESSLWTDERCLSVVASASRAIDGVAPRTASNGSDILSWKPDLLVYLERLGRAADGGYYNMRGQDVSSTAVPLDDAVLTKPEGVVVIGVGDGGNEAGMGNLRRELGKLTPSYGRFLSVVDSDAPLPVDVSDWGGYALAGALSLSCGEWCGVNPDEVVSMIKAEVAAGAVDGVTLKGEPSVDGFPLEIQRSVAAGIRDVVESQLCSPVP; from the coding sequence ATGATGGGCATATTCGAATCTCTGGTCGGTTTGGTGGCGTCGAATCGTTCGGGGAGAGGCCCTGCCAGGCTCTGTTCTCCCTCTCTCATGTCCTCGGTGCTAAAGATTTTGACCAAGGCCCGCAGGGTCGCAGTGGTGACTGGATTTTTCATTCCCTCTGCCGGAGTTCCCGAGACGGACGGTCCCGGAGGTTCCGCCGCTTTGGCCAGGGCCGTCGATCTTTCCGGGCGAGAGTCGTCTTTGTGGACCGATGAGAGGTGTCTTTCCGTGGTGGCATCGGCGTCGAGAGCCATCGACGGCGTAGCCCCTCGAACGGCCTCAAACGGATCCGATATATTGAGCTGGAAACCGGATCTTCTCGTCTATCTGGAGCGGCTTGGAAGGGCGGCGGACGGAGGGTATTACAACATGAGAGGGCAGGACGTGTCGTCCACGGCGGTCCCCTTGGATGACGCCGTTTTAACGAAGCCCGAGGGAGTTGTCGTTATCGGTGTCGGAGACGGCGGCAACGAGGCCGGGATGGGGAACCTCAGACGAGAACTGGGGAAACTTACGCCGTCTTACGGCAGATTTCTCTCTGTGGTGGACTCTGACGCCCCGTTGCCGGTGGATGTCTCGGATTGGGGAGGATATGCCCTCGCCGGGGCCCTGTCTTTGAGTTGCGGTGAATGGTGTGGAGTGAACCCCGACGAGGTGGTCTCCATGATAAAAGCCGAGGTGGCTGCTGGTGCGGTGGACGGAGTCACTCTCAAAGGGGAGCCCTCGGTGGACGGCTTTCCTCTGGAGATTCAACGTTCCGTAGCGGCCGGTATCAGGGATGTTGTGGAGTCTCAGTTGTGCAGCCCGGTTCCCTGA
- a CDS encoding ECF transporter S component, which produces MTDVTTTRKIVLGALTAAMVTGATMLSAPVPGFRLYFNLGEGIIYTVAILLGPRYGAVCGGLGAALADLILGYPLWAPLTLTIKGLEGYVVGRLAPSGKIRAIAAGATVMAAGYSISAGLLYGWAAAPIELMTDMVQTGIGAAIALPLSATLKRRLQGTGLHN; this is translated from the coding sequence ATGACTGACGTCACAACCACCAGAAAAATCGTGCTCGGAGCCTTAACAGCTGCCATGGTGACGGGAGCCACCATGCTCAGTGCCCCGGTCCCAGGTTTCAGGCTATATTTCAATTTGGGCGAGGGGATAATCTACACCGTGGCGATACTGCTGGGCCCGAGATACGGAGCCGTCTGCGGAGGCCTGGGGGCCGCCCTGGCGGACCTTATACTGGGATACCCTCTATGGGCCCCTTTGACCCTGACTATAAAGGGCCTGGAAGGATATGTGGTAGGCCGTCTGGCCCCTTCGGGAAAGATAAGAGCCATAGCCGCCGGAGCGACGGTCATGGCGGCGGGATACTCCATATCCGCCGGGTTGCTTTACGGCTGGGCCGCCGCTCCGATAGAGCTCATGACCGACATGGTCCAGACCGGAATAGGAGCTGCGATAGCCCTACCTCTCTCGGCAACTCTGAAACGTAGACTTCAGGGAACCGGGCTGCACAACTGA
- the rho gene encoding transcription termination factor Rho, which yields MGPPQNQNERNQRAMTQENKNVNMEGEGVSSDRADNGRNNKKTPPRPRFTYGNLVAMTLPDLRKIAKEADLSGFSSLRKDDLILAILESQARQMNTRFGGGTLEVMTDGYGFLRPKGLLPSDNDIYVSASQIRRFGLRNGDVIWGMVRKPRDQEHYEALLRVEVVNFTDPEAAKHRPHFGQLTPIFPDEKLNLETHPRKLATRLVDLFSPIGKGQRSLVVSPPKAGKTTILKDLANAVTINHPEIILMVLLIDERPEEVTDIARSVDGEIIASTFDRPAEEHMRVANLALEKAKRLVEAGKDVVLLLDSITRLARASNLTVPPSGRTLSGGMDPAALYFPKRFFGAARNIEEGGSLTIIGTALVDTGSRMDDVIYEEFKGTGNMEIHLSRKLAEQRIFPAVDIGRSGTRREDLLLSEDDLQRMWGLRRKLANVDEAGALNLIIDRLRKTSDNEEFLQGIKKS from the coding sequence ATGGGACCACCGCAAAATCAGAATGAGAGGAATCAGCGTGCAATGACCCAAGAAAACAAAAATGTCAATATGGAGGGTGAAGGTGTGAGTTCCGATAGGGCCGATAACGGCAGGAACAACAAGAAAACCCCTCCTAGACCCCGTTTTACCTACGGCAACCTGGTCGCCATGACCCTGCCTGATCTTCGAAAAATAGCCAAGGAGGCAGATCTGTCCGGTTTTTCCTCCCTTCGCAAGGATGATCTCATACTGGCTATTCTCGAATCCCAGGCTAGACAGATGAACACCCGTTTCGGCGGTGGCACACTGGAGGTTATGACCGACGGTTACGGTTTCCTTCGTCCTAAGGGACTACTTCCCAGCGACAACGATATATACGTTTCGGCGTCCCAGATAAGAAGGTTTGGACTGAGAAACGGAGACGTCATCTGGGGTATGGTAAGAAAACCCAGAGATCAGGAACACTACGAGGCCCTGCTCAGGGTCGAGGTCGTGAACTTTACCGATCCTGAGGCAGCCAAGCATCGCCCCCATTTCGGACAGTTAACCCCTATTTTCCCCGACGAAAAACTGAATCTGGAGACCCATCCCAGAAAATTGGCCACTCGGCTGGTGGACCTCTTTTCTCCTATAGGAAAGGGACAGCGTTCTCTGGTGGTTTCCCCTCCCAAGGCGGGAAAGACCACCATACTGAAGGATCTGGCCAACGCCGTTACTATCAATCACCCCGAGATAATCCTTATGGTTTTGCTCATAGACGAGCGTCCGGAAGAGGTAACCGATATCGCTCGTTCCGTGGACGGCGAGATAATAGCCTCTACTTTCGACCGTCCTGCCGAGGAGCACATGAGGGTGGCGAATCTGGCGTTGGAGAAGGCCAAGAGGCTGGTGGAGGCTGGCAAGGACGTGGTGTTGCTTTTGGACTCCATAACCAGGTTGGCCAGGGCTTCCAACCTGACCGTCCCTCCTTCTGGACGTACCCTTTCTGGAGGAATGGACCCCGCTGCACTCTATTTTCCCAAGAGGTTCTTCGGAGCTGCCAGGAACATAGAGGAGGGGGGGAGCCTGACCATAATAGGAACCGCTTTGGTGGATACGGGCAGTCGCATGGACGACGTCATCTACGAGGAGTTCAAGGGAACTGGCAACATGGAGATACATCTTTCGAGAAAGCTGGCGGAGCAGCGCATTTTCCCCGCCGTGGATATTGGACGTTCCGGAACGAGGAGGGAGGACCTCCTGCTTTCCGAGGACGATCTTCAGAGGATGTGGGGGCTCAGACGAAAGCTGGCAAATGTGGACGAGGCCGGAGCTTTGAACCTTATAATAGATCGTCTGAGAAAGACTTCCGACAACGAGGAATTCCTGCAGGGAATCAAAAAGTCCTGA
- a CDS encoding LysM peptidoglycan-binding domain-containing protein, whose product MTIVVIMLCGASFLAFFAGERSGESWGYSAPSDSAGEIPSRFVVVDMSRALAAIKGVHGDEEEPTGIGPIPSDPMYQEGEVLLEEVSAEEDPVPLSKQGMDEGDLDDSLGLDELKSGSRSGKLASRLEQSPGKVDAMEGVTLDEVSIVWKEHSIKPGETLFVLAQNSNLSQRDIIKANELKNPDRLSLGQVLLLPRSPSDVDATLDEVRRRREKEKAKEDRVVPFSTKTYKVKNGDSLWSISNKFNVTIDTLFSANDLSDPDKLKPGMTLKIPNQDGVFYKVKKGDTLGKIASAYSVDINRIVDTNGIEQKKLISVGQELFLPGASQVAGSYSQPASRSGSVSRSSRSFRWPVVGRINSPFGWRRHPISKRRSFHTGVDIKASRHTRIRAARSGRVVYAGWMGGYGRVVVVKHDSTYSTLYAHCQKLYVRKGQKVSAGKVVATVGTSGRSTGPHLHFEIRINNKPVNPLKYLR is encoded by the coding sequence ATGACGATCGTGGTTATCATGCTTTGCGGGGCCTCTTTTCTGGCTTTTTTCGCCGGTGAAAGATCCGGCGAGAGCTGGGGGTATTCCGCTCCTTCCGATTCTGCCGGTGAGATCCCGTCTAGGTTCGTGGTCGTCGATATGTCCAGGGCCTTGGCGGCAATAAAGGGAGTTCACGGAGACGAGGAGGAGCCTACCGGTATAGGTCCCATCCCCTCCGATCCCATGTACCAGGAAGGGGAGGTTCTCCTGGAAGAGGTCTCCGCCGAGGAAGACCCCGTTCCGTTGTCTAAGCAGGGTATGGACGAGGGGGATCTCGACGATAGCCTCGGTTTGGACGAACTCAAGAGCGGTTCAAGGTCCGGTAAACTGGCCAGTCGGCTTGAACAATCGCCGGGCAAGGTGGACGCTATGGAGGGGGTAACTCTAGACGAAGTCTCTATCGTTTGGAAGGAGCATTCGATAAAACCGGGAGAGACCCTTTTCGTGTTGGCTCAAAATTCGAATCTATCTCAGAGGGATATAATCAAGGCCAACGAACTCAAAAACCCTGACCGTCTTTCTTTGGGGCAGGTGTTGCTGCTTCCCCGTTCGCCTTCCGATGTGGACGCTACCTTGGACGAGGTCAGGCGAAGGAGGGAAAAGGAAAAGGCCAAGGAGGATAGGGTTGTTCCTTTCTCCACGAAAACCTACAAGGTCAAAAACGGGGACAGCCTCTGGAGCATATCCAACAAGTTCAACGTCACCATCGATACCTTGTTCAGCGCCAATGATCTCAGCGATCCGGATAAGCTTAAACCCGGCATGACATTGAAAATCCCTAACCAGGACGGAGTTTTTTATAAAGTCAAAAAGGGAGACACTTTAGGCAAGATTGCCTCCGCCTATTCGGTCGATATAAACAGAATAGTGGACACCAACGGTATAGAGCAGAAAAAGCTTATATCGGTGGGGCAGGAGCTTTTCCTCCCCGGAGCCAGCCAGGTGGCCGGAAGCTACAGTCAACCGGCATCCAGGAGCGGATCGGTGTCCCGTAGCAGCCGTTCGTTCCGTTGGCCCGTGGTCGGGAGGATAAACAGTCCCTTCGGATGGAGAAGGCATCCCATCTCGAAGAGAAGGTCTTTCCATACGGGCGTGGACATCAAGGCTTCCAGGCATACCAGGATACGTGCCGCCAGGTCCGGTCGAGTCGTATACGCCGGTTGGATGGGCGGTTACGGAAGGGTGGTAGTCGTGAAACACGACAGCACCTACAGCACCCTTTACGCTCATTGTCAGAAGCTTTACGTGAGGAAGGGACAGAAGGTCTCGGCCGGAAAGGTCGTGGCGACCGTCGGCACCAGCGGAAGGTCCACCGGTCCCCATCTTCATTTCGAGATCCGGATCAACAACAAGCCGGTTAATCCTCTCAAGTATCTTCGGTGA
- a CDS encoding CTP synthase — MAKFVLVTGGVVSSLGKGITASSLGVLLKKRGFKVSILKLDPYINVDAGTMNPFQHGEVFVTDDGAETDLDLGHYERFIDENLSSANNVTTGKIYSRVIDKERKGRYLGATVQVIPHITNEIQESILKASEGVDVVIVEIGGTVGDIEGLPFLEAIRQLASRVGRENLLYCHVTLIPYIDAAGELKTKPTQHSVQELRKIGIQPDVIVCRSSHQVPAELKDKIALFCNVSPDSIVEAADASTIYMIPISLYEQGFDKLVMRKLGLNPGEEPDLSDWRRVVDGFSSPSGSVKVAMVGKYVGLKDAYLSVIEALYHAGIHNDVRIDLLPIEAEEIETKGAEVVLEGVDAVLVPGGFGSRGIEGKIAAARYARENGIPYLGLCLGLQVAVMEFARNVCSLSGANSTEMDPGTLNPVIHLMEDQKGVSDMGGTMRLGAYRCDLISGTKSREAYGSDFVMERHRHRYEFNNQYRERLEAAGLKVAGVYSEKNLVEIIELTGHPWYVGVQFHPEFRSRPVRPHPLFMGLVGAALERKGD; from the coding sequence ATGGCTAAGTTCGTGCTCGTGACTGGAGGTGTCGTGTCCTCTCTGGGCAAGGGGATAACGGCGTCTTCGTTGGGAGTTTTGTTAAAGAAAAGAGGTTTCAAGGTCTCTATTTTAAAGCTCGACCCCTACATAAACGTCGATGCCGGAACTATGAATCCTTTTCAGCATGGAGAGGTTTTCGTTACAGACGACGGTGCCGAGACCGATCTGGACCTGGGGCACTACGAGAGGTTCATCGACGAAAACCTTTCCTCGGCAAACAACGTCACCACCGGTAAAATATATTCGAGGGTGATCGATAAGGAGAGAAAGGGCAGATATCTGGGAGCTACCGTTCAGGTCATCCCCCATATTACCAACGAGATACAGGAGAGTATTCTTAAGGCCTCCGAGGGGGTCGACGTGGTGATAGTGGAGATAGGTGGCACCGTTGGAGATATAGAGGGGCTTCCTTTTCTGGAGGCCATTCGTCAGCTTGCCTCCAGGGTTGGAAGGGAGAACCTTCTCTATTGCCATGTGACTTTGATCCCCTATATAGATGCTGCCGGAGAGCTTAAGACCAAACCGACCCAGCATAGCGTACAGGAGCTTCGAAAAATCGGGATACAGCCGGATGTCATAGTCTGTCGCTCCAGCCATCAAGTCCCTGCGGAGCTCAAGGACAAGATCGCCTTGTTCTGTAACGTCTCTCCCGATTCCATCGTGGAGGCGGCGGATGCCTCGACTATATACATGATTCCCATAAGTCTTTACGAGCAGGGATTCGACAAACTGGTGATGAGAAAACTCGGGTTGAACCCAGGCGAAGAGCCGGATCTCTCCGATTGGCGCAGGGTGGTGGACGGTTTTTCCTCTCCCTCCGGCTCGGTCAAGGTGGCCATGGTAGGTAAATACGTGGGGCTCAAGGACGCCTATCTCAGCGTCATTGAGGCGCTTTACCACGCCGGGATACACAACGACGTAAGGATCGATCTTTTACCGATAGAGGCCGAAGAGATAGAGACCAAAGGAGCCGAGGTGGTCTTGGAGGGGGTCGATGCGGTGTTGGTCCCCGGTGGTTTCGGATCCAGAGGTATAGAGGGAAAGATAGCTGCGGCCAGGTACGCTAGGGAGAACGGAATACCCTATCTGGGGCTCTGTCTGGGTCTACAGGTGGCGGTTATGGAATTTGCCAGAAACGTCTGTTCTCTGTCCGGAGCGAACAGCACCGAGATGGATCCGGGGACGCTGAATCCGGTGATTCACCTTATGGAGGATCAGAAGGGTGTCTCCGACATGGGCGGGACCATGCGTCTTGGAGCTTATAGGTGCGATCTGATCTCCGGGACCAAGTCTCGGGAGGCATACGGATCCGATTTTGTCATGGAGCGCCATCGCCATCGTTATGAGTTCAACAATCAGTATAGAGAGCGTCTGGAGGCCGCGGGACTCAAGGTAGCCGGGGTCTATTCGGAAAAAAATCTGGTGGAGATAATAGAGCTGACCGGTCATCCCTGGTACGTGGGGGTTCAGTTCCATCCCGAATTCCGCTCCCGACCGGTTCGTCCTCACCCTCTTTTCATGGGGTTGGTAGGTGCCGCCTTGGAGCGAAAGGGCGACTAA
- a CDS encoding TrbI/VirB10 family protein — protein MNERIKVFLAVAAIFLICSVAWASDEAPVFKQLDDMEKIVYGEVGTGGLIDRLNRVEKTLFGRELPGTVAERQAALARFVREGTDTQPSLLFKMSIAEWITEQVSTPEKPIVDRIGALERKLEGQPMEDGPLAMRLERMLGLLVSEPVLWSSVPVPAGTVVRVSLLDTISPSSVSVGDTVKGKLTRDLVVGNVLVAPKGSLVEGAVSSVSKPRSFGRPAEVRFLFERLITPSPNWISLSVGEAANEAAKAEKAQIAAVGSSLAGAILLGPLGLAGGFLVRGDVKEIPAGSIFHMEVSEETPVLSYPVPEGLVSLIQVPVDRLSQDIEPAASEVDNL, from the coding sequence ATGAACGAGCGAATTAAGGTATTTCTCGCTGTTGCGGCGATTTTTCTTATCTGTTCCGTGGCCTGGGCTTCCGACGAAGCTCCGGTTTTCAAACAGTTGGACGATATGGAAAAGATCGTATATGGGGAGGTCGGAACCGGAGGTCTGATAGATCGATTGAACCGTGTGGAGAAAACCCTCTTCGGAAGGGAGTTGCCGGGAACCGTGGCGGAGCGTCAGGCCGCATTGGCTCGTTTCGTAAGAGAGGGAACCGACACTCAGCCCTCGCTGTTGTTCAAGATGTCCATAGCGGAGTGGATAACCGAACAGGTTTCCACGCCGGAAAAACCGATAGTGGATAGAATAGGAGCTCTCGAGAGGAAGCTGGAGGGACAGCCCATGGAGGATGGCCCCTTGGCCATGAGGCTTGAGAGGATGCTGGGACTGCTGGTTTCCGAACCGGTACTGTGGTCCTCCGTGCCCGTTCCGGCAGGAACGGTAGTCAGGGTCTCTCTGTTGGATACGATATCCCCCTCTTCTGTCTCGGTCGGCGATACGGTGAAGGGCAAGCTAACTAGAGATTTGGTGGTTGGAAACGTTCTTGTAGCCCCGAAGGGCTCTTTGGTCGAAGGAGCGGTTTCGAGCGTGTCGAAGCCTAGGAGTTTCGGCCGTCCCGCCGAGGTGCGTTTTCTATTCGAGAGGCTTATTACTCCCTCGCCGAATTGGATCTCCCTATCGGTAGGAGAGGCTGCCAACGAGGCAGCCAAGGCCGAAAAGGCCCAGATAGCCGCGGTAGGAAGCTCCCTAGCAGGTGCCATCTTGCTAGGTCCTCTTGGTTTGGCCGGAGGTTTTCTGGTAAGGGGGGACGTTAAGGAGATTCCTGCCGGTTCCATCTTTCACATGGAGGTATCGGAGGAGACCCCGGTGTTGTCCTATCCCGTACCGGAAGGTCTGGTCAGTCTAATACAGGTACCGGTCGATCGATTGTCTCAGGATATAGAGCCGGCTGCCAGCGAGGTGGATAACCTGTGA
- the greA gene encoding transcription elongation factor GreA: MSDKTAVSDRIEMTKEGYDQLYEELKRLRSEERYVVAQRIEEARSFGDLSENAEYAAAKDEQAKLESRIQRLEYHLSKAQVIDSSSLDGSHVALGTTVTIEDIGNKKTFSYSIVGSEEADPKKSKISSVSPVGQALMGKHPGEEISVKVPNGMRKLRVLEIQVN, translated from the coding sequence TTGAGCGACAAAACTGCCGTCAGCGACAGAATCGAGATGACAAAAGAGGGATACGATCAACTCTACGAGGAACTCAAACGCCTCAGGAGCGAGGAGCGATACGTCGTCGCCCAGAGGATAGAGGAGGCCCGGTCTTTCGGAGATCTCAGCGAAAACGCCGAATACGCCGCGGCCAAGGACGAACAGGCAAAACTGGAAAGCCGCATACAGAGACTCGAGTACCATCTCAGCAAGGCTCAGGTAATAGATTCGTCGAGCCTGGACGGAAGCCATGTAGCCCTCGGGACTACCGTAACCATCGAGGACATCGGCAACAAGAAGACCTTCAGCTACTCCATAGTGGGCTCAGAGGAAGCAGACCCTAAAAAGAGCAAGATCTCCTCGGTAAGTCCGGTAGGACAGGCTCTCATGGGCAAACACCCCGGAGAAGAGATCAGCGTAAAAGTTCCAAATGGCATGAGGAAACTCCGCGTATTGGAGATCCAGGTAAACTGA
- a CDS encoding ribonuclease J: protein MTTQDKAQNDNQLEKGQAGRGDGGRGGTSRGKGRPRRRKRPGKGTRPKDGTLRFIPLGGIGEIGKNMYLLEFGEDMIVIDCGLMFPEEEMLGIDFVIPDTTYLEANKERVKGILLTHGHEDHVGALPFVLPGLDVPVYGTKLTLGMASHRLEEARPDYKPKFKEIKAGDKIKLGRFSISFIPVCHSIPDGVALAIETPIGTVIHTGDFKLDPTPVDGRITDYSAFAELGKKGVLALMSDSTNVEKEGFTQSESVISGTLERLFREQRNRRVIISSFSSNLHRVQQVADVAARFNRKIAFAGRSMINNVDLARRLGYLQISDDMMVPLQDIDKVPHNRLVLVTTGSQGEPFSGLMLMSKGEHHRVKLGPKDVVAVFATPVPGNEKMVSNMVNRLFRCRCEVIYEKSWGTHVSGHASREELKMMLSMVRPKYFVPIHGEYRMLVRHAQLANQVGVPVKNTFVMDNGDVLSITDKSAQAKSKVQAGAVLVDGLAFGELESSVMRERKDLAEDGVLVVSMTLDRRFKLLSDPMFESCGFMHLHDAEHMRKEFSDAIRHTVKKASSQRGVTVEVLENKVRGRCRELLRKYAGTSPRVIPLITVLDR, encoded by the coding sequence GTGACTACACAGGATAAAGCACAGAACGATAACCAGTTAGAAAAAGGACAGGCGGGCCGTGGAGACGGTGGAAGAGGCGGCACGAGCCGAGGTAAGGGACGTCCCAGAAGGAGAAAAAGGCCCGGGAAGGGGACGAGGCCGAAGGACGGTACGCTGAGGTTTATACCCCTGGGTGGAATAGGAGAGATCGGGAAGAATATGTACCTCCTGGAGTTCGGGGAGGATATGATCGTGATCGACTGCGGTCTTATGTTCCCGGAGGAGGAGATGTTGGGAATAGATTTCGTGATTCCCGACACTACCTATCTGGAGGCCAACAAGGAGAGGGTTAAGGGTATTCTCCTTACCCATGGACACGAGGATCACGTAGGTGCTCTTCCCTTCGTGCTACCCGGTCTGGACGTTCCGGTTTACGGCACCAAGTTGACCTTGGGCATGGCTTCTCACCGTTTGGAAGAGGCCAGACCGGATTACAAACCTAAGTTTAAGGAGATCAAGGCTGGAGATAAGATCAAACTCGGTCGTTTCTCCATTTCGTTTATTCCGGTGTGTCATTCAATTCCCGATGGAGTAGCTTTGGCTATAGAGACCCCTATAGGGACAGTCATCCATACGGGAGACTTCAAGCTGGACCCGACTCCGGTGGACGGAAGGATCACCGATTACAGCGCCTTCGCCGAGTTGGGGAAGAAAGGCGTATTGGCCTTGATGTCCGACTCCACCAACGTGGAGAAGGAGGGGTTTACCCAGTCGGAGAGCGTTATATCCGGCACTTTGGAGAGGCTTTTCAGAGAGCAGCGGAACAGAAGGGTGATAATATCCTCTTTTTCCAGCAACCTGCACAGGGTGCAGCAGGTCGCGGACGTAGCTGCTCGGTTCAACCGTAAGATAGCCTTTGCCGGAAGGAGCATGATAAACAACGTCGACCTGGCCCGTAGGCTGGGGTATCTTCAGATATCCGACGATATGATGGTCCCTTTGCAGGATATCGACAAAGTTCCCCATAATAGGCTGGTCTTGGTTACCACCGGCAGTCAGGGTGAGCCTTTTTCAGGGTTGATGCTTATGAGCAAGGGGGAGCATCACAGGGTCAAGCTCGGCCCCAAGGACGTGGTGGCCGTTTTCGCCACCCCGGTTCCAGGTAACGAGAAGATGGTGAGCAACATGGTGAACCGGCTTTTTCGGTGTCGCTGTGAGGTTATCTACGAGAAAAGCTGGGGCACCCACGTGTCGGGTCATGCCTCCAGGGAAGAGTTGAAGATGATGCTGAGCATGGTGAGGCCCAAGTATTTCGTCCCGATTCACGGAGAGTACCGGATGTTGGTTCGCCATGCTCAGCTGGCCAATCAGGTGGGTGTTCCGGTCAAGAATACTTTTGTTATGGATAACGGCGACGTGCTCTCCATAACGGATAAATCGGCTCAGGCCAAGAGCAAGGTGCAGGCTGGCGCCGTGCTGGTCGACGGTCTCGCCTTCGGCGAGTTGGAGAGCAGCGTCATGAGAGAGAGAAAAGATCTGGCCGAGGACGGCGTTTTGGTTGTCTCTATGACGCTCGATCGCAGGTTCAAGCTTTTGTCCGACCCGATGTTCGAGAGCTGTGGTTTTATGCACCTCCACGATGCGGAGCACATGAGAAAAGAGTTTTCCGATGCTATAAGGCACACGGTCAAAAAAGCCTCTTCCCAGAGAGGAGTTACCGTAGAGGTTTTGGAGAACAAGGTCAGGGGACGCTGTCGTGAGCTGCTTCGAAAGTATGCCGGCACCAGTCCCAGGGTTATACCTTTGATCACGGTTCTCGATAGATGA